In Paenibacillus ihbetae, the following are encoded in one genomic region:
- a CDS encoding carbohydrate ABC transporter permease, with translation MKKKSLTPYFFVGPHLILFAVFIFLPTIYGIYASFTQWNLINDPVWVGLANYKTILFDTESTFYTQFFNGIKNTLIFVVLSVPILIIIPLLIAVALEHKKVKMKGLMQSILYIPGLISISAAALIWSLIFNKQLGITNNLFGSDTVWAANQPYAWLIIIIITVWGGVGGNMIIYRASISGVSKDLYESAEMDGAGPIRRFSSITLPSIRFPLIYTFVMTTAGAFNVFGQPLMMTDGGPRQSTTVLMMYIRQLAFGHGESIAGMASAMAVLLGLVILVISAFQYYVMNRNAS, from the coding sequence ATGAAAAAGAAGTCGTTGACACCTTATTTCTTTGTAGGTCCACACTTGATTCTGTTTGCCGTATTTATTTTCTTACCGACCATCTACGGTATCTATGCGTCATTCACCCAGTGGAACCTTATCAACGACCCGGTATGGGTCGGACTGGCCAACTACAAGACGATTTTGTTTGATACGGAGTCTACGTTTTACACGCAATTTTTTAACGGGATCAAGAACACTTTGATTTTCGTTGTCTTAAGCGTTCCGATTCTGATCATCATCCCGCTCTTGATCGCGGTGGCGCTGGAGCATAAGAAGGTAAAGATGAAAGGGCTTATGCAGTCCATTCTGTATATCCCGGGCTTGATTTCGATTTCCGCCGCAGCGCTGATCTGGTCGCTGATCTTCAACAAGCAGCTCGGCATTACGAACAACCTTTTCGGTTCGGATACGGTATGGGCGGCCAATCAGCCGTACGCCTGGCTAATTATTATCATCATCACGGTATGGGGCGGAGTTGGGGGCAATATGATCATCTACCGTGCTTCGATCAGCGGCGTATCCAAGGATCTGTATGAGTCGGCCGAAATGGACGGGGCCGGTCCCATCCGGAGATTCTCAAGCATTACCCTGCCGTCGATCCGTTTCCCGCTGATTTATACCTTCGTGATGACAACGGCCGGGGCATTCAACGTGTTCGGACAGCCGTTAATGATGACTGACGGCGGGCCAAGACAAAGCACCACCGTATTAATGATGTACATCCGTCAGCTTGCCTTCGGTCATGGGGAATCCATCGCCGGCATGGCATCCGCCATGGCGGTGTTGCTCGGACTGGTCATTCTCGTCATCTCGGCATTCCAGTATTACGTGATGAATCGGAATGCTTCATAG
- a CDS encoding DUF2627 domain-containing protein translates to MKMIISRFIAILILVIPGFMAMKGFLMMKDAVFLYIAVHGDDRVTDPSFGWLPFLGGLALFVLGIGFLGGWILFRDRKRNYVGPRFKKKRSTPKPGTSSGS, encoded by the coding sequence ATGAAAATGATTATTTCGCGGTTTATCGCCATCCTTATTTTGGTTATTCCCGGCTTTATGGCGATGAAAGGCTTCTTAATGATGAAAGATGCGGTGTTTCTATATATCGCCGTCCATGGGGATGATCGCGTGACCGATCCCTCCTTCGGCTGGCTTCCGTTCCTTGGCGGTCTTGCGCTCTTTGTGCTGGGGATTGGCTTTCTTGGCGGCTGGATTCTGTTCCGTGACCGTAAGCGCAATTATGTCGGCCCTCGGTTTAAGAAGAAGCGTTCTACACCGAAGCCGGGAACCTCATCCGGAAGCTGA
- a CDS encoding NAD-dependent epimerase/dehydratase family protein, giving the protein MANVLVLGGTRFFGKRLVQRLIDNGDEVTILTRGNHEDPFGRHVRRIAADRKDPGALKQAAGESDWDIVYDNICYTPEEARQAADIFADRTGHYVLTSTLSVYDFADHSLREEDFDPYRYPIIMNDQQDYSYKEGKRQAEAVLFGRHNLNVTAVRLPIVLGPDDYTKRLLFHIEHAAAGEPIGLPAPDAEISFIHAEEAAEFLQWAGAARFEGPINACSNGTITVREIMVLIEKEIGRSAPLMPSASPEHMSPFGIPDNWTMDNSKASEAGFRFWNLRDWMPRLISELSTEVRLS; this is encoded by the coding sequence ATGGCTAATGTATTGGTCTTGGGCGGAACCCGTTTTTTTGGCAAAAGACTGGTCCAGCGCCTGATCGATAACGGGGACGAGGTCACCATTCTTACGCGGGGCAACCATGAGGACCCGTTCGGCCGGCATGTGCGGCGGATTGCGGCGGATCGGAAGGATCCGGGCGCGCTGAAGCAGGCTGCCGGTGAATCGGATTGGGATATCGTGTATGATAATATATGTTACACGCCGGAGGAAGCCAGGCAAGCCGCCGATATATTTGCAGATCGAACGGGCCATTACGTGCTGACATCGACGCTGTCGGTTTATGATTTTGCCGATCATTCGCTCCGCGAGGAGGATTTCGATCCGTACCGGTATCCGATTATTATGAACGACCAGCAGGACTACAGCTATAAGGAAGGAAAGCGGCAGGCTGAAGCGGTGTTGTTCGGGAGGCATAATTTGAATGTTACGGCAGTGCGGCTTCCGATCGTGCTCGGCCCCGACGACTATACCAAGCGGCTGCTGTTTCATATCGAGCATGCCGCTGCCGGCGAGCCGATCGGATTGCCGGCGCCTGATGCGGAAATATCGTTCATTCATGCCGAGGAGGCTGCCGAGTTCCTCCAATGGGCAGGGGCAGCGAGGTTCGAAGGGCCGATTAATGCCTGCTCCAATGGAACGATAACGGTTAGAGAAATTATGGTCTTGATCGAGAAGGAGATCGGCAGGTCGGCGCCGCTTATGCCGTCAGCATCTCCCGAGCATATGTCTCCGTTCGGAATTCCGGACAACTGGACGATGGACAACTCGAAGGCGTCCGAGGCCGGCTTCCGGTTTTGGAACTTGCGGGATTGGATGCCGCGGTTAATATCCGAGCTATCCACCGAGGTGAGGTTATCTTAG
- a CDS encoding family 43 glycosylhydrolase, translating into MSELKLNNPLIEQRADPWIYKHTDGYYYFTASVPEYDRIELRRARTIAGLAEAEAKTIWVKHETGWMSANIWAPEIHYIDGKWYVYYAAAHTSETRDGLFDHRMFVIENEAANPLEGEWVEKGQVVTKWESFALDATTFEHRGTRYYVWAQKDPGIPGNSNLYISEMENPWTLKGDQVLISKPEYDWEKQGYLVNEGAAILKRNGRIFMTYSASATDHNYCMGLLTADESSDLLNPNSWSKSPKPVFTTSEANGQYGPGHNSFTVSEDGTQDILVYHARSYKEIEGDPLYDPNRHTRVQLIRWHEDGTPDFGVPRPDTKLVNAD; encoded by the coding sequence ATGTCAGAATTGAAATTGAACAATCCCCTCATCGAGCAGAGGGCAGATCCTTGGATTTATAAGCATACCGACGGTTATTATTATTTTACGGCTTCGGTTCCCGAATACGACCGGATTGAGCTGCGTCGCGCCCGTACCATCGCCGGTTTGGCGGAAGCGGAGGCGAAGACGATCTGGGTGAAGCATGAAACCGGATGGATGAGCGCGAACATCTGGGCACCGGAAATTCATTACATCGACGGCAAGTGGTATGTGTATTATGCCGCTGCACATACATCCGAGACAAGGGACGGATTATTCGATCATCGCATGTTTGTCATCGAGAATGAAGCGGCCAACCCCCTTGAAGGCGAGTGGGTCGAAAAAGGGCAGGTCGTGACGAAATGGGAGTCCTTTGCCCTGGACGCAACTACGTTTGAGCATCGCGGTACTCGGTACTATGTGTGGGCCCAGAAGGACCCGGGCATTCCCGGAAACTCCAATCTGTATATTTCGGAAATGGAGAACCCTTGGACGCTCAAGGGAGATCAGGTCCTGATCTCCAAGCCTGAATATGATTGGGAGAAGCAAGGATATTTAGTCAATGAGGGCGCGGCGATCTTGAAGCGGAACGGCCGGATCTTCATGACGTATTCAGCAAGTGCAACTGACCATAATTATTGTATGGGGTTGTTAACAGCGGATGAGAGCAGTGATTTGCTGAATCCGAACTCATGGAGCAAGTCGCCGAAGCCGGTATTCACTACCTCGGAGGCCAACGGCCAGTATGGACCCGGGCATAACAGCTTCACCGTCTCGGAAGACGGCACGCAGGATATTCTTGTCTATCACGCGCGAAGCTACAAAGAGATCGAAGGCGATCCGCTGTATGACCCGAACCGCCATACCCGGGTGCAGCTGATCCGGTGGCATGAGGACGGTACGCCAGACTTCGGCGTGCCGCGCCCGGATACGAAGCTCGTTAATGCAGACTGA
- the prli42 gene encoding stressosome-associated protein Prli42 produces the protein MQRKKWFRVFIYLMLIAMIGSTLLIVLEPLLLR, from the coding sequence ATGCAACGTAAAAAATGGTTTCGAGTGTTTATCTATCTCATGCTGATCGCCATGATCGGATCCACACTGCTTATTGTCCTGGAGCCCCTTCTCTTGCGTTAA
- a CDS encoding carbohydrate ABC transporter permease has translation MSNPVLKDAEAAPRAASRKGVRSSSSSLNISKYLAYLFLIILCVIWVIPVIFGITTSFRSQTEVVTTGFRLLPESWIFDNYVAILENTSTAPILRWLMNSVFIATLHTLLVIVVISITGYGYSRMSFKGRDTLFFTLLGISFFPGVVNLIPSYKIIDALGWVNTSWAMIIPGLAGMGNIFLVRQFMKGIPKDLDESARVDGAGDFRIYYSVILPLIKPVLIVCGLFSFTGSWNDFLWPVIVYTDVEKMPVTAGLLLLQDIYGNYRMIGQLMGSAILAIIPTLLLFLFAQKYFVQSINLNAGIKG, from the coding sequence ATGTCGAACCCGGTGTTGAAGGATGCGGAGGCGGCTCCAAGGGCGGCTAGCCGCAAAGGCGTCCGGTCATCCTCATCCAGCTTGAACATATCGAAATACTTAGCTTATTTGTTTCTTATCATTCTGTGCGTCATATGGGTCATTCCCGTTATTTTCGGCATAACGACATCCTTCCGTTCCCAAACGGAGGTTGTAACCACCGGTTTTCGGCTGCTGCCGGAAAGCTGGATCTTCGATAACTACGTAGCGATCCTGGAAAATACGTCAACTGCGCCGATCCTGCGCTGGCTGATGAACTCGGTCTTTATTGCGACGCTGCACACGCTGCTTGTCATTGTCGTGATATCCATCACGGGTTACGGATACTCCCGCATGAGCTTTAAGGGAAGGGACACGCTGTTCTTCACGCTGCTGGGCATTTCGTTCTTTCCAGGCGTCGTCAACCTCATCCCATCCTATAAAATCATCGATGCCTTGGGCTGGGTGAATACGTCCTGGGCGATGATTATTCCCGGGCTTGCGGGTATGGGGAATATTTTTCTCGTCCGCCAGTTTATGAAAGGCATCCCGAAGGATCTCGACGAATCTGCCCGGGTGGACGGCGCAGGTGACTTCCGGATTTATTATTCCGTTATCTTGCCGCTCATCAAACCGGTGCTGATCGTGTGCGGGCTGTTTTCTTTCACCGGCTCGTGGAATGATTTTCTCTGGCCGGTCATCGTATACACCGATGTCGAGAAGATGCCGGTTACTGCGGGACTGCTGCTGCTGCAGGATATTTACGGAAACTATCGCATGATCGGGCAATTGATGGGGTCGGCTATTCTGGCCATCATTCCGACCTTGCTGCTGTTCCTTTTTGCCCAGAAGTATTTTGTGCAGTCCATAAATCTGAATGCCGGGATTAAAGGTTAA
- the lpdA gene encoding dihydrolipoyl dehydrogenase, producing the protein MAITCDVAILGGGTGGYVAAIRAAQLGKNVVIIEQDKLGGTCLHRGCIPSKALLRSAELFAEMKDSERYGIEADGVRLSFGKVQQRKEGIVDKLYQGVQYLMRKNKITVVQGKGRVIGPSIFSPRSGAVAVELPDGEMETVVPTHLIIATGSRPRHLPGLEPDGVHILTSDHALRLEELPESILIVGGGVIGVEWASMLNDFGVNVTVIEAAPQLLPAEDEEIGRELKKQLAGRGVDILTDAKLLLETCEIQEGSVTVTALHNGETRVLTADKLLMSVGRIGNTDQIGLENTDVRVENGMIAVNANMQTTEPHIYAIGDCIGGLQLAHAASHEGITAVNHLAGEAQVTYRKEWIPRCIYSRPEAASVGLTEKEARERGHAVKVGKFPFSAIGKALVNGVQEGFVKVIADQETQDILGVHMIGPHVTELIGEAALAQVLDATPWEVGAAVHAHPSLSEIIGEAMLAVDGKSIGL; encoded by the coding sequence GTGGCAATTACATGTGATGTAGCGATACTTGGCGGGGGGACCGGAGGATATGTTGCTGCCATCCGGGCGGCCCAGCTTGGAAAAAATGTGGTCATCATTGAACAGGACAAGCTGGGAGGAACCTGCCTGCATCGCGGCTGTATTCCGAGCAAAGCCTTGCTCCGGAGCGCCGAGCTTTTTGCAGAGATGAAGGACAGCGAGCGCTACGGCATCGAGGCGGACGGCGTCCGTTTATCGTTTGGCAAAGTGCAGCAGCGCAAAGAAGGGATCGTTGATAAACTGTATCAAGGCGTTCAATATTTGATGCGGAAAAATAAAATTACCGTGGTCCAAGGAAAAGGGAGAGTCATCGGTCCTTCCATTTTCTCGCCGCGGAGCGGGGCGGTCGCCGTAGAGCTTCCGGACGGCGAGATGGAGACGGTCGTTCCAACCCATTTGATTATTGCCACGGGCTCCAGACCGCGCCATCTGCCCGGGTTAGAGCCGGACGGCGTACATATCCTGACCAGCGACCATGCGCTCCGGCTGGAGGAGCTTCCCGAATCCATCCTCATTGTCGGTGGCGGCGTCATCGGCGTGGAATGGGCTTCGATGCTGAATGATTTCGGTGTGAACGTCACCGTGATCGAGGCGGCGCCGCAGCTTTTGCCAGCAGAGGATGAAGAAATCGGGCGGGAGCTTAAAAAGCAGCTTGCCGGAAGGGGCGTTGACATCCTGACGGACGCCAAGCTGCTGCTCGAAACCTGCGAGATTCAAGAAGGCAGCGTTACGGTTACGGCCCTGCATAACGGCGAGACCAGGGTGCTGACCGCGGATAAGCTTCTGATGTCCGTAGGAAGGATTGGTAATACCGATCAGATCGGCCTGGAGAACACCGATGTCCGCGTGGAGAACGGAATGATTGCCGTGAATGCGAACATGCAAACGACCGAACCGCATATTTATGCGATCGGCGACTGCATCGGGGGTCTTCAGCTTGCACATGCCGCCAGCCATGAGGGGATCACTGCCGTGAATCATCTGGCCGGCGAGGCTCAGGTGACTTATCGCAAAGAGTGGATCCCGCGCTGCATTTATTCCCGTCCCGAGGCGGCCAGCGTAGGCCTTACGGAGAAGGAAGCCCGGGAGCGCGGACATGCGGTCAAGGTCGGCAAGTTTCCTTTCTCCGCGATCGGCAAGGCGCTGGTCAACGGGGTGCAGGAAGGCTTTGTTAAGGTGATTGCTGACCAGGAGACACAGGATATTTTGGGCGTTCATATGATCGGTCCGCATGTCACGGAGCTGATCGGGGAAGCAGCCCTTGCGCAGGTGCTGGATGCCACGCCTTGGGAAGTAGGAGCAGCGGTTCATGCGCACCCGTCTTTGTCGGAAATCATAGGCGAAGCGATGCTGGCCGTGGACGGAAAATCGATCGGTTTATAG
- a CDS encoding alpha-ketoacid dehydrogenase subunit beta, whose protein sequence is MAVMEYIDAIRLAMKEEMERDEAVFVLGEDVGVKGGVFTTTKGLMEQFGEMRVMDTPLSESAIAGVAIGAAMYGMKPIAEMQYSDFMLPATNQIISEAAKIRYRSNNDWSCPVVIRAPIGGGIFGGLYHSQCPESIFVGTPGLKIVAPFSAYDAKGLLKAAVRDPDPVLFFENKKCYKLIKGEVPDDDYVVPIGKANLLREGADITVIGYSQPLHFVMQAAEELEKEEGITAHVLDLRTLQPLDQQAIIDAARQTGKVLIVHEDNKTGGVGAEVAAIIAEHCLYDLDAPIMRLCGPDVPAMPISPPMEKFFMLNKDKVKESMRQLALY, encoded by the coding sequence ATGGCGGTAATGGAGTATATTGATGCAATTCGTCTTGCAATGAAGGAAGAGATGGAACGGGATGAAGCCGTATTCGTCCTCGGTGAGGACGTTGGCGTAAAGGGCGGCGTGTTCACCACAACGAAAGGCCTGATGGAGCAGTTCGGAGAAATGCGCGTAATGGATACTCCGCTCTCGGAGTCGGCGATCGCCGGCGTAGCCATCGGGGCCGCCATGTATGGCATGAAGCCGATTGCGGAGATGCAGTATTCGGATTTTATGCTTCCGGCGACCAACCAGATCATCAGTGAAGCTGCCAAGATCCGTTACCGCTCGAATAACGACTGGAGCTGTCCGGTGGTTATCCGTGCGCCGATCGGAGGGGGAATATTCGGCGGACTGTACCATTCCCAGTGTCCGGAATCGATATTCGTCGGGACGCCGGGACTTAAGATTGTCGCCCCTTTCTCGGCGTATGATGCGAAGGGACTGCTGAAGGCGGCGGTGCGCGATCCGGATCCGGTCCTGTTCTTCGAGAACAAAAAGTGCTACAAGCTGATCAAGGGCGAGGTTCCGGATGACGATTACGTCGTACCGATCGGGAAGGCCAACCTGCTTCGGGAAGGGGCCGACATTACGGTGATCGGCTATAGTCAGCCGCTGCATTTTGTCATGCAGGCCGCTGAGGAGCTGGAGAAGGAAGAGGGCATCACCGCCCACGTGCTCGATCTGCGCACCCTGCAGCCGCTGGATCAGCAGGCGATCATAGATGCAGCCCGCCAGACAGGGAAGGTGCTGATCGTGCATGAGGACAACAAAACCGGCGGTGTCGGCGCTGAAGTAGCGGCGATCATTGCCGAGCACTGCTTGTACGATCTGGATGCGCCGATTATGCGCCTGTGCGGACCGGATGTGCCGGCGATGCCGATTAGTCCGCCGATGGAGAAGTTTTTTATGCTGAACAAAGATAAGGTCAAAGAATCCATGCGTCAGCTGGCGCTTTACTAA
- the lipB gene encoding lipoyl(octanoyl) transferase LipB yields MTKPLNVSYTPMLDYGMAWELQKLHVVEIDKGERHESLMLLQHPPTYTIGSQRHPEHLLLSKEELEKKGIGLFEIDRGGDITYHGPGQLVGYPLLVLEGGKGLDLHGFLRSVEQVIIDYLAAHQIEAGRKPEYTGVWVGDRKICAIGVKFNKRRHDRGFVTSHGFAFNIKAGIAESGFTGIIPCGIQEYGVTSLEDCTGRTFEVEEVAREIVPYFTKVFPYKAHWPDKVWS; encoded by the coding sequence ATGACGAAACCGTTAAATGTCTCGTATACGCCGATGCTCGATTACGGCATGGCCTGGGAGCTGCAAAAGCTCCATGTGGTGGAAATCGACAAAGGGGAGCGTCACGAAAGCCTGATGCTCCTCCAACATCCGCCTACCTATACGATAGGCTCGCAGCGTCATCCGGAGCATTTGCTGCTCAGCAAGGAAGAGCTGGAGAAGAAGGGCATTGGCCTGTTCGAGATCGATCGCGGAGGGGATATTACATATCATGGACCCGGACAGCTGGTCGGGTATCCGCTGTTGGTGCTGGAAGGCGGCAAGGGGCTCGATTTACACGGGTTTCTTCGCAGCGTGGAACAAGTCATCATTGATTATTTGGCGGCGCATCAAATCGAAGCAGGCCGCAAGCCGGAGTATACGGGCGTGTGGGTCGGCGACCGCAAAATATGCGCGATCGGCGTGAAATTCAACAAGCGCCGTCATGACCGGGGATTTGTCACGAGCCACGGCTTCGCCTTTAACATTAAAGCAGGCATAGCCGAATCCGGCTTCACGGGAATCATTCCATGCGGGATTCAGGAGTATGGCGTGACATCGCTGGAGGATTGCACCGGCCGCACCTTCGAAGTAGAGGAAGTGGCCCGGGAGATCGTGCCCTACTTCACCAAGGTATTTCCCTATAAGGCGCATTGGCCGGATAAAGTCTGGTCATAA
- a CDS encoding thiamine pyrophosphate-dependent dehydrogenase E1 component subunit alpha has protein sequence MKEQETMTSKTNRHEQLGLTDGQVLDMYKYMVLARKFDERNLLLQRAGKINFHVSGIGQEACQVAAAFALDREKDYFLPYYRDYGFVMAVGMTPRELMLSAFAKAEDPNSGGRQMPGHFGSKRLRIVTGSSPVTTQVPHAVGIALAAKMQKKDFVTFVTFGEGSSNQGDFHEGCNFAGVHKLPVILMCENNQYAISVPIHKQLSGKVSDRALGYGFPGIRVDGNDALAVYAAVKEARERAIRGEGPTLIESMMYRLSPHSTSDNDLAYRTKEEVEENWKKDGVARFKNYLIDCGLWDETRDQDLIAQLNLEIKEATESADNAPFPKPEDTLLHVYASDEGGAQAWR, from the coding sequence ATGAAAGAACAAGAAACGATGACTTCAAAGACCAATCGGCATGAACAGCTTGGGCTTACTGACGGACAGGTTCTGGACATGTACAAATATATGGTGCTGGCGCGCAAGTTCGATGAGCGCAACCTGCTGCTGCAGCGTGCCGGCAAAATTAACTTTCACGTATCCGGGATCGGACAGGAGGCTTGCCAGGTCGCTGCGGCTTTTGCTCTCGACAGGGAGAAGGATTATTTCCTGCCATACTACCGTGATTACGGATTTGTGATGGCTGTCGGTATGACCCCTCGGGAGCTTATGCTGTCGGCATTTGCGAAGGCGGAGGATCCGAACAGCGGCGGCCGGCAAATGCCCGGGCATTTCGGGAGCAAGCGGCTGCGCATCGTGACAGGGTCCAGCCCGGTTACAACGCAGGTTCCGCATGCAGTAGGGATCGCGCTGGCGGCGAAGATGCAGAAGAAGGATTTTGTGACATTTGTTACGTTCGGCGAAGGCTCGAGCAACCAGGGAGATTTCCATGAGGGCTGCAACTTTGCCGGTGTTCATAAGCTTCCGGTCATTTTGATGTGCGAGAACAACCAATACGCGATTTCGGTTCCGATTCACAAGCAGCTCAGCGGCAAAGTGAGCGACCGGGCGCTGGGATACGGCTTCCCGGGCATTCGGGTAGACGGCAATGATGCTCTCGCCGTGTATGCGGCGGTCAAAGAAGCGCGTGAGCGGGCCATCCGCGGCGAAGGGCCGACGCTGATCGAATCGATGATGTATCGTCTGTCCCCGCATTCCACCTCCGATAATGATTTGGCTTATCGTACGAAAGAGGAGGTCGAAGAGAACTGGAAGAAGGATGGCGTCGCCCGGTTCAAGAATTATCTGATCGATTGCGGATTGTGGGACGAAACGCGGGATCAGGACCTGATCGCACAATTGAATCTGGAAATAAAAGAAGCGACTGAATCCGCAGACAATGCGCCGTTTCCTAAGCCGGAAGATACGCTTCTTCACGTATATGCCAGTGATGAAGGAGGGGCTCAAGCATGGCGGTAA
- a CDS encoding dihydrolipoamide acetyltransferase family protein, protein MSDKQKLTDVAMPQLAESLVSATIAKWLKKPGDPIEQYEPICEVITDKVNAEIPSTMDGVMGEWLAQEGQTVNVGEIICRIATASAPESTPSAQPAGLSAQASHSSTVSTEGESMRHRYSPAVQSLAAEHQIDLNQVQGTGMGGRITRKDVLAYIGQGRPAAAANRASGMVSNEAQTTAQQSPSPFEGMQRQTPAAPTPPPGTAIPDVRHSGLHLTETPKIPTIEVEGMENGRSEYFIDVTPIRNAIARNMRQSVSEIPHAWTMIEVDVTNVVLLRNKLKDEFKRKEGVNLTYLAFLLKAVVNAIKDYPIMNSFWAVDKIVVKRDINLSLAVGTEDSVLTPVIHRADQKNIAGLAREIDELARKTREGKLTLDDMQGGTFTVNNTGSFGSILSYPIINYPQAAILTFESIVKKPVVINDMIAVRSMANLCLSLDHRILDGVICGRFLQRVKDNLEGFSMDTKLY, encoded by the coding sequence ATGTCCGATAAACAGAAATTGACCGATGTTGCGATGCCTCAGCTAGCGGAATCCCTAGTTTCCGCAACGATTGCCAAGTGGTTGAAGAAGCCGGGGGATCCGATCGAGCAGTATGAACCGATCTGCGAGGTCATCACGGATAAAGTGAATGCCGAGATTCCGTCGACGATGGATGGCGTAATGGGTGAATGGTTGGCCCAGGAAGGACAGACGGTGAACGTCGGTGAAATTATATGTCGGATCGCAACCGCGTCTGCTCCGGAAAGCACGCCATCCGCCCAGCCTGCGGGCTTATCCGCACAGGCTTCCCATAGCAGTACGGTTTCAACGGAGGGAGAATCCATGCGTCACCGGTATTCTCCTGCAGTCCAAAGCCTGGCGGCTGAGCACCAGATAGATCTAAACCAGGTTCAAGGTACCGGAATGGGCGGCAGAATTACCCGTAAAGACGTTCTGGCCTATATCGGGCAGGGACGGCCGGCTGCTGCCGCCAACCGAGCCTCGGGCATGGTCTCGAATGAAGCCCAGACCACGGCGCAACAGTCGCCTTCGCCGTTTGAAGGCATGCAGCGCCAGACGCCTGCCGCGCCGACGCCGCCGCCTGGAACAGCCATCCCGGATGTGCGTCATTCCGGTCTTCATTTGACCGAAACGCCGAAGATTCCGACCATCGAGGTGGAAGGTATGGAAAACGGGCGCTCGGAATATTTTATTGATGTTACGCCGATTCGTAATGCAATTGCAAGAAATATGCGTCAAAGCGTGTCTGAAATCCCGCATGCCTGGACCATGATCGAGGTGGATGTCACCAACGTCGTCCTGCTGCGGAACAAGCTGAAGGATGAATTCAAACGGAAGGAAGGGGTCAATCTCACCTATCTGGCATTCCTGCTGAAGGCAGTTGTCAATGCGATAAAGGATTACCCGATTATGAATTCCTTCTGGGCTGTCGATAAAATCGTCGTTAAACGTGATATCAATCTGTCGCTCGCCGTGGGTACGGAGGATTCGGTGCTTACACCGGTCATCCACCGCGCTGACCAGAAGAATATCGCCGGTCTTGCGAGAGAGATCGACGAGCTTGCGCGCAAAACCCGCGAAGGCAAGCTGACGCTCGATGACATGCAGGGCGGCACTTTTACGGTCAACAATACGGGCTCCTTCGGCTCCATCCTTTCCTATCCGATTATCAACTATCCGCAGGCAGCGATTCTGACGTTCGAATCGATCGTGAAGAAACCGGTCGTGATCAATGACATGATCGCAGTCCGCTCCATGGCGAACCTGTGTCTGTCACTGGATCACCGGATATTGGACGGCGTCATCTGCGGCCGCTTCCTGCAGCGGGTGAAGGATAATCTCGAAGGCTTCAGCATGGACACGAAGCTATACTAA